In Gossypium raimondii isolate GPD5lz chromosome 12, ASM2569854v1, whole genome shotgun sequence, a single window of DNA contains:
- the LOC105763445 gene encoding transcription factor SCREAM2 isoform X1: MGISFLSCETEKSLLLSLPPSSIFSSQANKHSSISFLIPSLGYQVEVRLREGRAVNIHMFCARRPGLLLSTMRALDNLGLDIQQAVISCFNGFALDVFRAEQCREGQDVLPEQIKAVLLDSAGFRGIM, encoded by the exons ATGGGCATTTCCTTCCTTAGCTGTGAAACTGAAAAGTCTCTCTTACTTTCTCTCCCTCCCTCGAGTATCTTCTCTTCGCAGGCAAACAAACATagctcaatttcttttcttattccGAGTCTTGGTTATCAG GTGGAGGTAAGATTAAGGGAAGGAAGGGCTGTCAACATTCACATGTTTTGTGCTCGCAGGCCAGGTCTCTTGCTCTCCACCATGAGAGCTCTAGACAACCTTGGATTGGACATACAACAAGCTGTAATCAGCTGTTTTAATGGGTTTGCACTGGATGTTTTCCGAGCTGAG CAATGCAGGGAAGGCCAGGATGTATTGCCTGAGCAAATCAAAGCAGTACTTTTGGATTCAGCAGGGTTCCGTGGGATAATGTGA
- the LOC105763445 gene encoding transcription factor SCREAM2 isoform X3 — MGISFLSCETEKSLLLSLPPSSIFSSQANKHSSISFLIPSLGYQVEVRLREGRAVNIHMFCARRPGLLLSTMRALDNLGLDIQQAVISCFNGFALDVFRAEGRPGCIA, encoded by the exons ATGGGCATTTCCTTCCTTAGCTGTGAAACTGAAAAGTCTCTCTTACTTTCTCTCCCTCCCTCGAGTATCTTCTCTTCGCAGGCAAACAAACATagctcaatttcttttcttattccGAGTCTTGGTTATCAG GTGGAGGTAAGATTAAGGGAAGGAAGGGCTGTCAACATTCACATGTTTTGTGCTCGCAGGCCAGGTCTCTTGCTCTCCACCATGAGAGCTCTAGACAACCTTGGATTGGACATACAACAAGCTGTAATCAGCTGTTTTAATGGGTTTGCACTGGATGTTTTCCGAGCTGAG GGAAGGCCAGGATGTATTGCCTGA
- the LOC105763445 gene encoding transcription factor SCREAM2 isoform X2: MGISFLSCETEKSLLLSLPPSSIFSSQANKHSSISFLIPSLGYQVEVRLREGRAVNIHMFCARRPGLLLSTMRALDNLGLDIQQAVISCFNGFALDVFRAEVFTASDEQNLS; encoded by the exons ATGGGCATTTCCTTCCTTAGCTGTGAAACTGAAAAGTCTCTCTTACTTTCTCTCCCTCCCTCGAGTATCTTCTCTTCGCAGGCAAACAAACATagctcaatttcttttcttattccGAGTCTTGGTTATCAG GTGGAGGTAAGATTAAGGGAAGGAAGGGCTGTCAACATTCACATGTTTTGTGCTCGCAGGCCAGGTCTCTTGCTCTCCACCATGAGAGCTCTAGACAACCTTGGATTGGACATACAACAAGCTGTAATCAGCTGTTTTAATGGGTTTGCACTGGATGTTTTCCGAGCTGAG GTATTTACTGCAAGTGATGAACAGAATTTATCGTGA